One window of Watersipora subatra chromosome 3, tzWatSuba1.1, whole genome shotgun sequence genomic DNA carries:
- the LOC137389819 gene encoding uncharacterized protein: MRISTLSAALLLCLLSLFIVDYVSGARSSFRSSSSYRSSSSYRSSRSYRSSRSYSSRSSRSYRSSRSSRYGKYAAAAAAGYTVYGMTRYRTTYYGTRYYREDPNICTNLGKTVTYNNKTEKLQYFVCPYDAADGDQDRYCCGEANAQYCCPYWESPKKGGAIAGIVVGSLVAVCLAVCVCCCCCKRCTKKKHEDTSARYTAGNTGEVSYPNSEPPAYPLANPGAIPLPYHPISDPSAYPEKTPNPIGLEGVSYPNSEPPAYPLANPGAAPAYPASAPPAYPEKTSKPLGFES, translated from the exons ATGAGAATCAGCACTCTGTCGGCAGCACTGCTGCTATGCCTGCTGTCTCTGTTTATAG TGGACTATGTCTCCGGGGCCCGCTCTAGTTTTCGGAGTTCATCTAGCTACCGAAGTTCTTCCAGTTACCGTAGCAGTCGAAGTTACCGAAGCAGTCGTAGTTACAGCAGTCGATCTTCGAGAAGCTATCGATCATCTCGAAG CTCTAGATATGGCAAGTATGCAGCAGCTGCTGCCGCGGGGTACACAGTCTATGGTATGACGAGATACAGAACCACATACTATGGCACCAGATACTACAGAGAAG ATCCTAACATCTGCACTAACCTTGGAAAGACAGTCACCTATAATAACAAGACAGAGAAGCTGCAGTACTTTGTCTGCCCCTATGACGCAGCAGATGGTGACCAAGACAGATACTGTTGTGGTGAGGCTAACGCTCAATACTGCTGCCCTTACTGGGAGAG TCCAAAGAAAGGAGGAGCAATCGCTGGAATTGTGGTCGGGAGTCTGGTTGCTGTGTGTTTGGCGGTTTGTGTCTGTTGCTGCTGTTGTAAGCGCTGCACAAAAAAGAAGCATGAGGATACTtcagcaagatacacagctggAAATACTG GGGAAGTAAGTTATCCGAACTCAGAGCCACCAGCCTACCCTCTCGCCAACCCTGGCGCTATTCCTCTACCCTACCACCCTATCTCTGATCCTTCAGCCTACCCCGAGAAAACCCCTAATCCAATTGGACTTG AGGGAGTAAGTTACCCGAACTCGGAGCCACCAGCGTATCCTCTTGCTAACCCTGGCGCTGCTCCAGCCTACCCTGCCTCTGCTCCTCCAGCATACCCTGAGAAAACATCCAAACCACTTGGTTTTG AGAGTTAA